The Anopheles merus strain MAF unplaced genomic scaffold, AmerM5.1 LNR4000198, whole genome shotgun sequence genome segment ACACGCTATTAGCAATTTCATTCGTCATTTCATATCTCTTTTGTGGTCATTTTTTCATATCGAGGGTAGTTGCACAACTACTTGCTCGAAATCTTCTGGGGCCGAGGGGAGCCGTCGGAATCGTCGAAAAGTTCCAGCCGTCCAGAGCCGGCACCGGCTATCGTTGGTTTTATATAGCTGGAATCGAAGTCAGAGTAGGAATGTTTGGAAGCGGCCGTGAATGCAATTCTGGCAACCCATTACAATTCCAAATACGTAATGTATGAACATAGTTCGCGATCATTTCTCAGGGCTACAATACACTGTTCTAacctaaaaatacaaaaaaaagcttgtaGCCGATCGCAAATCTATCAGTAAAagattcatttttcttttcatctgTGAGCGAAGTTCATTGCTTTCCCGGATGGGAAATTATGTTGAAGTGCAGGAGTAGAATCAGGTTACGGAAGTATCCGTCGTTTTCACTACAGTATGCATGACGAAAACACAGCCTGTATACGTATGAACTATCCTAAAAAATACAGAAATCTAGAGGAGAAATGCAAAAAGATTATTAGATGATAATATTGTGCTCATCTATGAAATGAAATACGGTTAGGAAATACAGCGCTTCAATGGTGTTTTGTTGAACAATGGGGATGTCCATTTTAATTGCAGCCGGCAACTGATGGTCATATATCTTACATAATAAACAAGAATCCATTTTGATTCTGGCCGAAAATGAGCACTGCGCCACAACAGAACAAATGTTAatgcttttaaataaaacacacaaagacaaatacaatatatatatatatatatatatatatatatatatatatatatatatatatatatatatatatatatatatatatatatatatatatatatatatatatatatgtgtaaAATAATATGAACGCAGCTCGTATATCTATCACTGTTTATGGACGATGATTTTTGCAGCCGGCACGagcgttgtttacattcatGTGTAAAATGACATAAGGTCTCTCCAAGATGGCGACCCCCTAAAACCGCCAATCCACATCCTGATCTTCTTAAATCCACCTTGCCCACCTGGGTAAACGATTTTTtaagcccccccccctcctccccaaCCCTTCGTCAATCGAAGCAGCCCTGACAAGAAAAACGAGATAGTGTTCAGTGATCggtcaaatattcaaaaaataaaatttgtttacattttgaaccGAACGATAGCTCGCATGATGTACAACGGCGAATGATTCAAAAAGCATACATCGGTGATGAAAGTGTTGTCCCGGCACACAATGCGAGGCTTGGTGAGGTACCTCTCGCTCTAATTTGTCTAGTTGTCTCGCTTCCTCCTATAGCGATTCTGTCGAGCTGAGCTTTCACGTCCCTCGCCACTGATCTCCTTGCTACCCCTCGCCAAAGATCGTCTGACGTCTCGCCTGACACCTTTCGTTGTGTTGGTGCTCTGCGGCTGCTGTCAATGTAGAAGTTaggttgtgtgtgtaaaataaatgtaaacagtGTTGTTGGCTGATCAAGTGTGGTAAGTTTTTTAATAACTATGTTCTTAATTTTACGTAAGTAAGTGCCATTTTAGCTAAAGTAAGTGGTAGAAATCCTGCCCAATGCGTGCTGGATCCATCGGAAGCGGTACACTCATGTACCAGCGTAGGAAAGTGGTGTGATGAACAACACAGCATACGACAGCGGGTAAGTGTTATTCTTCGACAATCGTGATAAAGAAACACTATTTTAATAGCCTATGGCCTCTTTTAACTTGCAGATATAATGCAGAAACGATATGTCCCTGCCGCAGGTGTTTGGGACAGTGCGTTGTGTTATGTATGATTCGGTAAGTTGTAAGCGGACcacgaaagaagaagaagaagctaggGATTAGGCTGAAAGAAGAAGCTGCTTGGCGAAGCTAGGGATTAGGATGCTAATCATGGTGTTTATTCCTTTTTGCAGCCAATTTTCCTCTATCCTGAAACGTGGGTTTACGAGGAACCATTTAAGAACATCTCCGGAAGCTGTACGACGACGAGTCGAGCTCTACCAGCACAAAACGCCAGAGGCCCAGCTGACACCGGGTGCCCCGATTGCGCCAGACGGTGTCGAGCGCGCTCGTTCACAACGTCCGGGGCAGGAATTCAACCCTTCGGATCATTATCCTCTGCCTCACaatagctgcagcagcaacaggaccAAACCGACCGCACTACTGATTGCGGTCAAATTTCCTGGCAGGAGAAAAAATCCCACAAGTGAGTTCCTTCTAGATGCACTATCGCTACATCTAGATCTGTTGTTTTATCTTCCCTCTAaagcttacttacttacttatccggcactacaaccgctttgcggtcttggcctgcctcaggagtgtccgaaaccgctcacggtctcgcgccttcgtctgccagtccgttatcccggccttaatggcggacgcctccacgccatcttgccacctcaatttgggcctaccacgcctcctctgtccttgtggacggcctaaaaagactttacgggctgggtcgtccgtttccatgcgtataacatggccagcccaccggagcctggcgagctttatacgctgtacgacagtgaggtcgccgtacatcccgtatagctcgtcattatagcggctcctccattgtccttccacacatacggggccaagtatccttctgagcatcttcctctcgaacgcagctaagagggtttcgtcagatttggacattgtccatgtctcagaggcgtatgtgagtactggtactatataggtactatatagtcccagcttcgtccgtcgcgacaggttctttgaggtgaactgatttttcaggctgtagaatgaccggttggcagccagcatccttgcgcgcacctcagcttccatgctgttgtcgttgctgacctttgacccaagataggtgaattgtgggacgacttcaaaagtgcgttcacctatctgcacgtcacgcctacgtagattctgattatttgttggtgggcccgctgatgttgccaccatcagtttggtctttgcctcgtttatctgcaatccgaggctctctgccgcctgctcgatcccttggtaggcttctgctacataggagagccgcagaccaatgatgtctatatcatcagcgtatgccaggatctaggttgacttatagaagatggttcccgtagtctccaccctcgagtcacggatggccctctctagcgccaggttgaataagagacaagcaagcccgtccccctggcgcagacccttggtggtagcaaaaggtcctgagagttttccatccaccctcacctggcatgtgacgttggtcatagtcattctaactagccttatcagtttggccgggattccaaaagagctcatagcgtcatacagttttaccctggctatgctatcatatgcggctttgaagacaatgaagagatggtatgtgtcgtgtctgtattcagccatcttctccaagatctgccgcatggtgaagatctgatcagtggttgattttccgtttcggaatcctctttgatagtttccgactatctcttcgacgtgcgggacaaggcgatcctgaaggatcagggagaatattttataggcggtattcaacaccgtaatacccctgtagttgttgcagtccaacctatctcccttcttgtatatggggtagatgatgccgagattccaatcacaaggcatcgattcgctatcccacacctcagtaacaatttgatgaatctcgttttttagtcgtgcacctccattcttgaccagttcggctgcaattccgtcggttccgggtgccttgttatttttcagccgacggatagcctttcgtgtttcttctatgctaggtggcagtagcatgtcaccatctgctagtgacgcttctagctgttcgctaaactggtcattgagtagtt includes the following:
- the LOC121601832 gene encoding uncharacterized protein LOC121601832; its protein translation is MNNTAYDSGYNAETICPCRRCLGQCVVLCMIRQFSSILKRGFTRNHLRTSPEAVRRRVELYQHKTPEAQLTPGAPIAPDGVERARSQRPGQEFNPSDHYPLPHNSCSSNRTKPTALLIAVKFPGRRKNPTNSG